GGGTGGTGGAACCGGCGCTTCCGCCCGACCATCCCCGAACCGGGCCCGGACAGGCGTTAGCGTCATACCCCAGCCTGAATAAGGAGACGCCATGCCCACATATGAGGGGTACTGCGTGAAGTGCAGGGAGAAGAGGCAGTTCGAGGGCGCCGAGGTGGACCTGGCCAACG
This genomic window from Acidimicrobiales bacterium contains:
- a CDS encoding DUF5679 domain-containing protein — its product is MPTYEGYCVKCREKRQFEGAEVDLANGRRAAQGQCPVCGTKMNRMLGKAS